The Phormidium sp. PBR-2020 DNA segment CATCGGAGGATAAAACCCTGAAACTGTGGGATTTGGCTACCGGGTCGGAAAAAGCCACCCTCTCTGGGCATAGTCAGTCGGTAACAGCAGTGGCGATCGCCCCCGACGGGAAACGAGCGGTGTCTGCATCGTTTGATAACACCCTGAAACTGTGGGATTTGGCTACGGGGTCGGAACTCGCTACCTTCAGGGGGCATCGTATCAGGGTAATAGCAGTGGCCATCACCCCGGACGGCAAACAAGCGGTTTCCGCATCCTGGGATGACACTCTGAAACTGTGGGATTTGGCTACGGGGTCGGAACTGGCTACCTTCAGGGGGCATCGTGACTGGGTAAATGCAGTGGCCATCACCCCGGACGGCAAACAAGCGGTTTCCGCATCGGAGGATAAAACCCTGAAACTGTGGGATTTGGCTACGGGGTCGGAACTGGCTACCTTCAGGGGGCATCGTGACTCGGTAAATGCAGTGGCCATCACCCCGGACGGCAAACAAGCGGTTTCCGCATCCTATGATAAAACCCTGAAACTGTGGGATTTGGCTACGGGGTTGAAACGGGCCACCCTCATTCGGCATAGTAGCTGGGTATATGCAGTGGCCATGAAACTGTGGGATTTGGTTACGGGGTCGGAAAAAGCCACCCTCACGGGGCATAGTCAGTCGGTAACAGCAGTGGCGATCGCCCCCGACGGGAAACGAGCCGTGTCTGCATCGCATGATAACACCCTGAAACTGTGGGATTTGGAGCAGGGGAGGGAACTCGCTACCCTCTCTGGGCATAGTATCGGGGTAATAGCAGTGGCGATCGCCCCCGACGGGAAACGAGCCGTGTCTGCATCCAATGATAAAACCCTGAAACTGTGGGATTTAGCCACGGGGGAGGAAATCGCCAGTTTTACCGCTGATGCAGAGTTTTGGGCTTGTGCCGTTGCCCCGGATGGGGCGGGGGTGGTGGCGGGGGATGCTTCGGGGCGAGTGCATTTTCTGCGGCTAGAGGGGCTGTGAGCAACCGGGTTAGATCAGCCTGGGGAAAAACCCGCAACCCCCAGCAACCCGCTTGACCATCGTGGGGCGCAAGCGTTCCCTCCCTCCGAATCACCAACCCGACAGCTATAATGGCGAAAAAACAACTGTCTGGAGAGATGCAAATCCCCTTAAACAAACAACAAAAAGACTTTTTACCCAGTCAAGGCGAAAAACTTTTGTGCATCCGGCAGGCTTACGCCAACGCCCCCACACCCATCAAATCCACAACCGGATTCCTCAATTAAATTAATCTCTATGTGAGCCACCATGAGTTTATCCCTGACACCAGAAATTGAACAACGCATTGCCCATCAACTCAATCAGGGAGGCTACCAGTCAGCAGATGAACTGATATTAGCCGCCTTGGAACTATTAGACAAAAGAGAACAATATCTAGCCGAACTGCGCCAGCAAATCGAAATCGGGGCAAGCCAAATTCAACAAGGAAAAGTTACAGAGGGAGAACTTGTATTTAATCGACTGCTGAACCGTTTACAGCAACAAACTGAAGATTCCTGATGGGAAATTATTCATTCTCTGATGCTGCCCTAGCCGACTTAGACGAAATTTGTGCATCCCTGTCGGCAATAAACCCAGACATAGCGATTAGACTTTTTGAAAAAGTCCGGGATAAGTGCCGTTAGTTTGCTCAATTTCCCAACATGGGCAAAAACTACAGTCACATTAAAGCAAATCTCCGAGGTTTGATTGTGGAAAATTACATCATATTTTACCTTCCACGGACTGACGGCATAGATATTGTTCGCATCATTAATGGGTATCGAGACCTAGAATCATTGAATATCTGAAAATCTGTAACCGGGCTTCTCTACTCAACTTGGGGCAAAACCAATCACCCCCAGCAACCCGATTTCTGGTTTGTGGTGATGGGAAAGCAACCCGGTTGCTAAAACCATCCGATCAAAGCCTCAAAGATAGTCAAACCTATAATAGAGAAGCACATTCCCCGGAGCCGACTCTATGTTACTCAGCGAACACCGAACGCATTGATAGTCTTGGGCGCTCCTACTGCGACTATTTACCCTTGACGCTCACGTTAGGCGATCGCTCTGTGGACGTGACGGCGTTGCTAGATACAGGCGCGAGTGTCAATGTTTTGCCCTACGAGATCGGTTTACAGCTAGGAGCAATCTGGGAAAATAAGACGGTTTCAATCCCTTTAAGCGGTAATTTGGGTCGAAGCGATTCACGAGGTTTGGTTGTATCGGGTGCGATCGCTCAGTTTCCTGCCGTGCTACTTGCGTTTGCTTGGACTGAATCGAGAGATGTACCCGTTATTCTTGGACAAATGAACTTCTTTGCAGAGTTCAAGGTGTGTTTTTATCGACATGAGTCGGCTTTTGAAGTTTGCCCGAAGGATAGATGAAATCAATCAACTTATTCGGTGGGGATTTGTGGGAGTTGCCGACTTAACCGACTCCGAAAAACAACAAGCAAAATATGTCGCTAAACAGATGGAGCGATCGCCCCCGACGGGAAACGAGCGGTGTCTGCATCAGGTGATAAAACCCTGAAACTGTGGGATTTAGCCACGGGGGAGGAAATCGCCAGTTTTACCGCTGAAGCGGAGTTTGAGGCTTGTGCCGTTGCCCCGGATGGAGTGACGGTGGTGGCGGGGGATGAGTCGGGGCGGGTGCATTTTCTGCGGTTGGAGGGGCTGTGAGGGTGCAGGGGTGCAGGGGGGCTGGGGAGCCGCCAATACGAGTCGGGGAGGTGAGAAACCGAGTTTCTGAATTAGGTGTTCAACGAGTGGAAAATCAATTGTAGTTGAGGTAGTGTATCAGGCAAATTAATCTGAATAACATTCCAAAGAATGTCAATATCTAGCTCGTCATAATCATGGATGACCACATCTCGTAAACCCGCCATTTCCCGCCAAGGAATCACTGGATAGTTTTGACAAAATTCATTGGATAATCGTTTGGTGGCTTCTCCAACAATGATAATCCTATATAAAATAGCCGCCTGTTTTTCATCATCTTGTTGAAATTCTTCTTTTTTGATGTTTTCAACATAGCCAAGAATCTGCTGGATAGCCCTTATAATATCTAGTAATGCCTGTTTATTCTTTACCATAGATGACCTCGGCTGAGTTGAGAATGTTCTGGCGACGGAGAACGTTATGACTATTGAGAATACTTTGCTTGGTCATTAAATCTACAGGACGATTAAACAGAGTAGAGAGTTGTTCTCGCATTGAAATAAACTCTAAACCCCAAGAGTGATTAGGCTGAAACGTAACTAAAATATCTACGTCACTATTGGGGTTAAAGTCATCTCGGAGAATAGAACCAAATAGGGCAAATTCGACGATCTGCCAATGTTGGCAAAACTCAGCCAGTTGTTGAGGCGTAATCCCTAGGCGATTGTAGATTTGGCGATCGCTTATTTTGGTAGTCATTTAGGGTTATGTTTTTGATTGCCTAATTCTAGCCAATATTCTAAGCAATTTTAGGCAACCGGGGCAAGAAACCGGGGTTCTTCTGCCGCCTTAGACATGGATAGAGACGAAGGCTTAGATGGCGAAACCAAGGAGATGGCACAACTGAGAGCTTTTCCATCGTTCCTACGCTCTGCGTAGGGACGCACCGGGTGGACGCTCTGCGTCGAGTCATCGAACACAGGTTGCAGAGCGCCCCAACTCCCGTTCCCACGCAGAGCGTAGGAACGATAAGACGGGGTAATTTGATGGTTTTATCAATAGCAGCGTTATTGAAAAATGGTATGAACTTGACAGAATTGCCTCGGGATGTGGTGCAAAAACTCCAGGATGAAAACGGTTAATGATTGGTTAATGATTGGGTAACGTTTCGGTCTTCAGGATTTAAGGTGATTAGCAAAATTGATTAACAATTGAAACCTTGGATGTAGGGGCAATCCCTTGTGGTTGCCCCCTCCAGATTTTGTATACACGACAACAAATTACACCAGATTTTCTGAAGACCCAAACGTCAAAAAAAGTCAAGATAACCAGACCTTCTACCTTAATGGGAAATTCCTTGTTAGGGGTGCATCTCAATGCATGCGATCACTTCAGATAACCCACCCCTGCCCCTCCCAGGAGGGGATTTTTCAAATATTTCCCCTCCTGGGAGGGGTGCGCGATAGCGCGGGGTGGGTTCAAACTTGCCTAACTGAGATGCACCCCTTGTTAGGTATTTTTGAGTTGATTTATTTTTTCTTGAATGATACGAATATTTTTGATTAAATCAGACGGGTTTTCATTTCTGAGTTCTACTATTTCCCCTAAATCCGTTGTTGGTGAATCGTAGTACAGGTCATACAATCTATCTATATCAAGTGCATTATCAATTTTATTATTTCTGTCACTTAGCCTGCGTCTAATTTCAGTTTTGGAAACCCTCAGGAGAAAGGTAGAGGCAGGAGTCAATTTCATATTGGCAATAATTTGAACTAATAAATCGTCATGGACTCGTTCTTTTTCGAGCTGCAAATGTGTTACGAACGTGGAGTAAATAAACCGATCAAGGACATAAACTTTTTCGCTATCTACTGCGTTAGAAAAATATGAATTAGAGGCAGCAAAAAATATGAATCTATCAAATAACGGAAAATCCCAAACCTCCTTAACCAACATTCTAAAGGGTTCTAAAGGAGTTTTGACAAACTCCACTGTTTTGTCGGAATGATAAATTGATTTTAATTCTTTTAAAATTGTAGTTTTTCCGCAACCATCAATGCCTTCTATTGCGATGTATTTGTTCATACAATGCTCCCTCGATACCGTATAGAGAATTTGCCGTAATCAAAATTTACGTTTTTCAAAGCCGTCTCCATACCAATTTTTAATATCGATTCGGTATATTTGTATCCTTCTTCTGAGTTGTAAAAAAATCTTCCATGAGGATCTATCATAAGATAACTACAAATCATGTCACTATTGTCTTCAAACTGAGCAAAAGGAATGTGATTATGAGTGACCCTGAATTGTTCATATTGTTCATAATAAATTGCTTCTTTTTTGCTTTTTGGTGTGGCTGGCAATACTCTAAGAATCTTCCACTTATCAGGCTTAATTCTCATGATAAGCTCAGATAAATCTTCATTCCAGTTAAACTGATTAACAACTGTGTTTACTTTTATCCTTAAATTTGGATTGATGTCTCTACTCTCATCTAAAAATCGAATAACATTCTCGTAATTGCACGCCTTCCCATTAAGACTTCTGCCAATTTTCTGGTTTGTTTTTTGAGAAGCACTATCTATGCTGATGCCGAGCATAGATAACTTAGAAACACTGTCCAAGCTTAAGTTTTTGGAAATAAGGGAGCCATTTGTTATAATTGAGTTTTTGATGCCTAAGTTATAAGAAAATCCTATCTTGTGGGAAATGTCTTTATCTAATAAGGGTTCTCCACCTGCAAATGACAGTCGAATATAAGGACTCTTTTTTTGTAGTGAAGCGATTTGGCTAATGAGTTTTTCAGATAAATGTCTCTCTTTGAAGACCAGTGGTAGTTGAGACTTGTTCCATTGGGCATAGCAATATCTACAATCAAAGTTACATGGCTCTAAAAGGTGCCAGTTAATAACAAGAGGGGTTGTCTTCTTTTGGAAATCAACCATATTTTATGCCCAACTCGGTATTCAAGGGGAAATTTCTGCCTAAGATTCCGTATTACCGGCATCGTTCATGGCTGAACAGACTGGGGTACGGTGCGACACTCAACATTGGCATGGGGTGTTATGCCACCAGGTCGCAGCACTGATCTTTGAGACTTCCGTCATTCTAGCGCTAGAATCAATGAGTGAATAGGGTGCTAAGAGTTACAATTTGTAAAGCTATGTGCTCTGGGAAAGTCTATCAGTTCGTATCAGTGATGAGGTGCATGTCAATTTGGCAACCCGAAGCCACCCCCCCCCTACCGCCGCCTCACGGGAGGGTAAATCTTCCCAAAATTCAATCTTGCAAGGGGTTCAGTGATTTTTCAAGACATTCTCCAAGACAATGCTCCGAACAGTTTTTCGGGCATCACCGAAGTGAGTCGGCAAGGCAAAAGCCTGTCACCTTTATCCTTCAAGGGATGACAAGGATGTGCCGTCTCGTGCGACAAGTTGAGTTGGGAAAAGAAAGCGAGTGAGAGGGTGGGAGCTGACGTCGTTGGGAAAGACGCCATAGAGCGGCGGTGTTGACTTGCCGATTTGGAGATCAAGCTATCCATCGTCTAAAGTGTAGCTGGTAACTCTAACAAAGCCGCACAGATGGATAGCCTAAGGAACCCGATTTGACCTATTTATCGATGGGTTTGACTTGGATCCCACTTGAATTAAATCCCATCCCAACTACTCGTAACTCTTATCCTATCTCATTCAATAACTCAAAAAACTCTGTTTTCTCCAATCCAATCTCCTTAATCATTCCCAAAAGGTTTCCAGGCTTGAGATCCTTACCAGCATGAATTGGAACAACAACTCGTTAACCGTGGGAGTTTTTATAAATTGCATGACTTCCTTTTTGTCGGTGTAACGGATATCCTAAATTAGTGATTACGCGAACAAAATCTTTGGCTTTAACCGTTGGGAGATTGCTCATACCGCAATGCGAACCGGTTTGATGATGAGATTTTCTTCAGGTATCGGTTCTTCATCAGCTAAGAGACTGTCAAGATACAATTCCATTGCTTCGGTGATATTAGCTAACGCCTCTTCAAAGCTATCTCCTTGGCTATGACAGCCTTGTAACATGGGACAGAAGACGTGATACCCACCATCTAATTCTGGCTCAAAAATAACGGTGTAGTTGAATAGGGTCGTTTGGAGACTGGACATTGTAGCCTCGGTAGAAGATGGCACATCATGATTGGGCTAGGAGCAATCCTACTCATAGCGGATTCCGGCGGCTTCTAAGCGGTCTAACGCCGTCTGGAGGCGATCGCACTCCGCAATCAAACTAACCCGCACATAGCCTTCGCCCCCCTTACCAAAGGCATTGCCCGGCGTCACCACCACCCCAGTCTGCTGCAACACCGTCAGGGCAAAATCCGTCGATCCCATCCCAGGGGGACATTCGACCCACAAATACATTGTTGCTAAGGGTTTACGGACCGTCCAGCCCAAACGCCCCAAGCCCTCAATCAAGAAATCACGGCGGCTGCTGTAGCGTTGTTGCACCTGTTCCAAATAGACTTCCGGCAACTGTAACGCCGTCTCCGCCGCACATTGCAACGCCGAAAAAATCCCATAATCCAAATTCGTCTTTAGGGTTCGCAAGCCCTGAATCACATGGCGGTTTCCCACCACAAAGCCCACGCGCCAGCCAGCCATATTATAGGTCTTGGAGAGGGTATGGAACTCCACCCCAATCTCCTTGGCTCCCTCAATTTCCAACAAACTCGTCGGCTGGTAGCCATCAAAAGCTAACTCGGCGTAACACAAGTCATGCACCAACAAAATCGAGTGACGGCGGGCAAAGGCCACAATCTCCTCAAAAAACTCCCTTGGTGCCGTTGCCCCGGTGGGATTATTGGGATAGTTGAAATAGAGCATCTTGGCTGAGTCCGCCACCTCATCGGGAATCTGACTCAAATCAATCAGCCAGTCATTCTCCGCCGAGAGGGGAATCGAATGCACCTTGGCCCCGGCAATCAAGGGACCGCGAAAATGGGCCGGATAGGCGGGACTGGGAACTAAGACTAAATCGCCGGGATTGAGATAGGCCAACGCCAAATGGGACAATCCCTCTTTAGACCCCAACAGAGGTAACGCTTCCCCCTCAGGGTCAAGTTTTACCCCATAGCGGCGGTGATACCAGTCAGTGATGGTTTGGCGGAAACTGCCGGTTCCCTCAAAAGGAGGATAGCCGTGATTGGCGGGATTTTGCAGGGCCGTGATGGCTGAGTCAATCACCGGTTGGGGGGTGGAACCGTCGGGATTGCCCATCCCCAAATCAATCAAATCCAAACCCTGTTCCCGCGCACGGGCTTTCAATTCATCCAGACGCGCAAAAACATAGGGGGGTAATGCTTGCACCCGCTCCGCAGGGCTAATCCAATCCAGTACCATTGAGTTTGAGGGAGGAAGACACAGACCTTTTACTCTATCAGGTTTTAGGAGTTATGGTTGACCACGGAAGGGTCAGTGGTGACAGCCAGGGAATAGCCCACGGTGGTTGACACCATCGCCGCCATGACTTGGG contains these protein-coding regions:
- a CDS encoding aspartate aminotransferase; its protein translation is MVLDWISPAERVQALPPYVFARLDELKARAREQGLDLIDLGMGNPDGSTPQPVIDSAITALQNPANHGYPPFEGTGSFRQTITDWYHRRYGVKLDPEGEALPLLGSKEGLSHLALAYLNPGDLVLVPSPAYPAHFRGPLIAGAKVHSIPLSAENDWLIDLSQIPDEVADSAKMLYFNYPNNPTGATAPREFFEEIVAFARRHSILLVHDLCYAELAFDGYQPTSLLEIEGAKEIGVEFHTLSKTYNMAGWRVGFVVGNRHVIQGLRTLKTNLDYGIFSALQCAAETALQLPEVYLEQVQQRYSSRRDFLIEGLGRLGWTVRKPLATMYLWVECPPGMGSTDFALTVLQQTGVVVTPGNAFGKGGEGYVRVSLIAECDRLQTALDRLEAAGIRYE
- a CDS encoding viperin family antiviral radical SAM protein, which codes for MVDFQKKTTPLVINWHLLEPCNFDCRYCYAQWNKSQLPLVFKERHLSEKLISQIASLQKKSPYIRLSFAGGEPLLDKDISHKIGFSYNLGIKNSIITNGSLISKNLSLDSVSKLSMLGISIDSASQKTNQKIGRSLNGKACNYENVIRFLDESRDINPNLRIKVNTVVNQFNWNEDLSELIMRIKPDKWKILRVLPATPKSKKEAIYYEQYEQFRVTHNHIPFAQFEDNSDMICSYLMIDPHGRFFYNSEEGYKYTESILKIGMETALKNVNFDYGKFSIRYRGSIV
- a CDS encoding type II toxin-antitoxin system ParD family antitoxin, producing the protein MSLSLTPEIEQRIAHQLNQGGYQSADELILAALELLDKREQYLAELRQQIEIGASQIQQGKVTEGELVFNRLLNRLQQQTEDS
- a CDS encoding DUF86 domain-containing protein, producing MVKNKQALLDIIRAIQQILGYVENIKKEEFQQDDEKQAAILYRIIIVGEATKRLSNEFCQNYPVIPWREMAGLRDVVIHDYDELDIDILWNVIQINLPDTLPQLQLIFHSLNT
- a CDS encoding nucleotidyltransferase family protein — protein: MTTKISDRQIYNRLGITPQQLAEFCQHWQIVEFALFGSILRDDFNPNSDVDILVTFQPNHSWGLEFISMREQLSTLFNRPVDLMTKQSILNSHNVLRRQNILNSAEVIYGKE
- a CDS encoding deoxynucleoside kinase, with product MNKYIAIEGIDGCGKTTILKELKSIYHSDKTVEFVKTPLEPFRMLVKEVWDFPLFDRFIFFAASNSYFSNAVDSEKVYVLDRFIYSTFVTHLQLEKERVHDDLLVQIIANMKLTPASTFLLRVSKTEIRRRLSDRNNKIDNALDIDRLYDLYYDSPTTDLGEIVELRNENPSDLIKNIRIIQEKINQLKNT
- a CDS encoding type II toxin-antitoxin system HicB family antitoxin yields the protein MSSLQTTLFNYTVIFEPELDGGYHVFCPMLQGCHSQGDSFEEALANITEAMELYLDSLLADEEPIPEENLIIKPVRIAV